Proteins from a single region of Labedella gwakjiensis:
- the uvrC gene encoding excinuclease ABC subunit UvrC, producing the protein MADPRSYRPKAGEIPTEPGVYRFTGEGGRVLYVGKAKNLRARLSNYFAPLHTLHERTRRMVTSATGVVWTVVGSDIEALQLEYTWIKEFDPPFNVKFRDDKTYPFMAITLGDEAPRVMVTRNTRIRGAKYFGPYPKIWAVHDTIDLMVKAFPIRTCSDSSYKRAMQSGRPCFPGQIGRCGGPCSGRVTIEEHRAIVDDFVAFMSGHDRRFVTDATKKMKAAAERQDYEAAARYRDRLLALEAVLEKSAVVLADRVDADVFGFEHDELSAAVQQFIVRGGRIRGVRSWTVDKELDMETPELVEQTLLRVYADAGRETIPKEIYVPALPDDLDEMEALLGERRGRGKVKVQVPRRGEKVALMDTAIVNAKHSLQLYKMRRSGDFVARSNALGDIREALDMDEAPLRIECYDVSHLSGTNIVASMVVFEDGLPRKDQYRRFSIASSTDDTDSIYQVLTRRLAYLRGTPDPDEPAETPDPLTDGEVEAVAKPKKFAYPPQLLLVDGGVPQVTAAQRALEESGVEGITLAGIAKRLEEIWTPDSDYPVILPRGSEALFLIQRVRDEAHRFAISYQRQRRRRDISSVLGEIPGLGPSRVKQLLTAFGSVSRLKSATPDQIAEVKGIGSQLAAAVHERLRSD; encoded by the coding sequence ATGGCGGATCCGCGCAGCTATCGGCCGAAGGCCGGTGAGATCCCCACAGAGCCGGGTGTCTACAGGTTCACGGGGGAGGGGGGGCGCGTCCTCTACGTCGGCAAGGCGAAGAACCTCCGAGCACGGTTGTCGAACTACTTCGCTCCGTTGCACACCCTGCACGAGCGCACCCGTCGTATGGTCACATCCGCGACGGGTGTCGTCTGGACAGTGGTCGGCTCCGACATCGAAGCCCTGCAGCTCGAATACACCTGGATCAAGGAGTTCGATCCGCCGTTCAACGTCAAGTTCCGAGACGACAAGACCTACCCGTTCATGGCGATCACGCTCGGGGACGAAGCTCCGCGCGTCATGGTCACGCGGAACACGCGTATCCGTGGCGCGAAGTACTTCGGGCCCTACCCGAAGATCTGGGCAGTCCACGACACCATCGACCTGATGGTCAAGGCGTTTCCCATCCGCACGTGCTCGGACTCGAGCTACAAGCGGGCGATGCAGTCGGGACGTCCCTGTTTCCCCGGACAGATCGGACGTTGTGGCGGACCCTGTTCCGGACGCGTGACGATCGAGGAGCATCGCGCCATCGTCGATGACTTCGTGGCGTTCATGTCCGGTCACGATCGCCGTTTCGTGACGGATGCGACCAAGAAGATGAAGGCGGCGGCGGAGCGACAGGACTACGAGGCGGCTGCACGTTATCGGGACCGTCTGCTCGCTCTCGAAGCCGTGCTCGAGAAGAGCGCCGTCGTCCTCGCGGACCGCGTCGACGCCGACGTCTTCGGCTTCGAGCACGACGAGCTCTCGGCCGCTGTTCAGCAATTCATCGTGCGCGGCGGGCGCATCAGGGGCGTGCGCTCCTGGACCGTCGACAAGGAGCTCGACATGGAGACCCCTGAGCTCGTCGAGCAGACACTGCTGCGCGTGTACGCCGACGCCGGGCGCGAGACGATCCCGAAGGAGATCTACGTCCCGGCGCTTCCAGACGATCTCGACGAGATGGAGGCGCTGCTCGGAGAGCGGCGCGGACGCGGCAAGGTGAAGGTACAGGTCCCACGGCGGGGCGAGAAGGTCGCATTGATGGACACCGCGATCGTGAACGCGAAGCATTCGCTGCAGCTCTACAAGATGCGTCGGAGTGGCGACTTCGTTGCACGATCGAACGCTTTGGGCGACATCCGGGAGGCGCTCGACATGGACGAGGCCCCCCTCCGCATAGAGTGCTACGACGTCTCTCATCTCTCGGGGACGAACATCGTGGCGTCGATGGTCGTGTTCGAGGACGGGCTGCCCCGCAAGGACCAGTACCGACGCTTCTCGATCGCCTCGTCGACGGACGACACGGACTCGATCTACCAGGTCCTCACCCGTCGACTCGCGTACTTGAGAGGGACCCCCGACCCTGACGAGCCCGCCGAGACGCCCGATCCGCTCACGGACGGCGAGGTCGAGGCCGTCGCGAAGCCGAAGAAGTTCGCCTATCCGCCACAGCTCCTCCTCGTCGACGGTGGTGTACCGCAGGTCACCGCGGCGCAGCGGGCGCTGGAGGAGTCGGGCGTCGAGGGCATCACCCTCGCCGGGATCGCGAAGCGACTGGAGGAGATCTGGACTCCGGACAGCGACTACCCGGTGATCCTGCCTCGCGGCAGTGAAGCCCTGTTCCTCATCCAGCGTGTGCGCGACGAGGCCCACCGGTTCGCGATCAGCTACCAACGGCAGAGACGTCGCCGCGACATCTCCTCGGTCCTCGGTGAGATCCCCGGTCTCGGACCGTCGCGAGTCAAGCAGCTCCTCACGGCCTTCGGCTCCGTATCGAGGCTGAAATCCGCGACGCCCGATCAGATCGCCGAGGTCAAGGGCATCGGTTCACAGCTCGCCGCGGCCGTCCACGAGCGGCTGAGGAGTGACTAG